The segment TTCTTCATCCAATTCTGATCAATaaccttctccttcttcttcctccgcCTCCTCCGCCgtgttcttcctcctcctccgccgtgttcttgttcttcctcctcccGCTAACAGTAGGAAACTGCCCAGGAATAATAAACAAAACGAAACCCATAATGGAGAAACTCAAAAACTGATCATTATTCTGCGCCgttgttcttgaattttcatgGTTTCTGGTTTTACGAgcttcatttttgtttgtttgtttgtttcctttATGTTAGGGGCTTGAACCCTTTTCAGAGATTGTCAGAACAAAAGCcgaaatagaaaacaaaaaaagatgaaTTAGAAAGCAAAAGCAGAAAGAAACACAAATCTaaatttctctgtttttttcctctgttcttGTCGTCCTGTTCCTGCACATCTGCCTTCCTTTTAATCAGCCTTTTGGAGCGCTAAACCCGggggatggatggatggatggatggatggatgaaTTAACGAAGCTTTgattctctgtttctctccttttttattcacttttCACTAATGGAAGTCGCTCAAAATCTGTCCATGGTGGTTTCCGATCATCTTCACCAGTTCTTGTCTTCTCCGGTGAGACCCAAGTTTGAATTCCTTACATGGGTagctgttttttttctttttttcttactgGGTTTCGTGTTGTGATTTCAGGGGAATTAGATCTTGAAGTAGAATTAGCAAtgggcggtggcggtggcggtggctgTTTACCTTCTCCGATGAGTAATAACAGGAAATTGAGTTCGTCTTTCTTGTTTAGAAGTTCTTCTTCAAAGGGATTTTCCGAAACAGAGGCTGTAATGAGTCCAACTTCAATTCTCGAACCATTTATGGGTCTGAGAAGTTCGTTTTGGTCGGAATCAAATTCGCCCAGAACGCCATTAACAGAGTCCAAACGGCCGTGGGATTCGAAAGGGATCGGTCTCGGCATTGTCGATGCTCTAACGGAGGAGAATTCCGACCAGAAACCCACAAAATCCGACACCAGAGTGGTTCTGTTGGGATCTCAATTAAAGATTCAAATTCCTCCTCTACCGCAGTTCGTTTCTCCGACCGACGACTCTCCAAGATCGCCGGCGGAATTCGGGATCAAGACGAGGAATCCTCATTTGGGTTCTTTATCCCCTGTTTCATCGCTGTCTCCGGCGAAGAAATCGTCGATCTCCGGCCATGAAACTCCGACTTCGCCTCTGGTTTTCACCGGCTGTCTCTCCGCCGACGAAATCGAACAATCAGAGGACTACACTTGCGTGATCTCTCACGGCCCAAATCCTCGAACCACTCATATATTCGGCGATTGCGTAATTGAAAGCGGCGCCGGCGTATATTCACCGgcgagaaaagaaaatgggtaTTTCAGAGATCGAACGAGCTTTTCCTCTGAAAATTTCCTCAGTTTTTGTTACAATTGCAAGAAGAAACTCGAAGAAGACAAAGATATTTACATTTACAGGTCcgaatttgaaaaattcatgaacttatcttcttcttcttcttcttccaattctCATCGGTTCTGTTCTTACAGAGGCGATAAGGCGTTTTGCAGCCATGAATGTCGATATCAAGAGATGATgatggaggaagaaggagGCGATTGAACGAACAAACGCCATGGGAAACTTCTCGAATCTGATGATCATTAAAACAATGGTgggatttgatttgatttgattttcttggattttccCGGAAAATGATTCCTTATGCTctgttttcttgttctttctggTTTCACTCACGGACCCAAAGGCCGGATGATGTACAAttggaattttgttttatgtttaattacagaattttattttctaataatttcaaaaattttaaccttttttacTGTGGCAATTATGGTGTGTTTAATCTCTATTTTTAATCCACTTTTAATTatgcacttttttttaataatatatatataccggGTACCCTCGGAACTGAAGAGTACTAAGTTGGATGACCACGTACTCTTGTGGAAACCAAGAGTTTTTACAAGTTGTAATCGTCCTATTTGCATGCTCATGTTCatagcgtttttttttttttccaatgtGTTTGTGTGGGCCTCACCGGTTGTTCCAAGCATTTGGGTGCATCCATTGTAACCTGGATTACACCGCCCTACATGTCTTAAGGTTCAATAACGGTTAGATCCCTcattggttgaagaagagaacgaaacattctttacaagagtgtggaaacctctcaatagtagacgtgttttaaagctttgaaggtgacgacgatatgtaatagaccaaagtggacaactAATAGTAAGTTTggtttgttacaaatggtatcagaggtaAATAACGGGCGGTgtaccaacaaggacactAGACTCACGAGGAGGTGGATGGTTAGATCCCAACTcgggggaatgaaacatttcttataagagtgcgAAACCTCTTGAAAACCTATTACGATAGGCAACGGACTAAAATGACAATATccaagggtatggaaacctcgtccacttaaaaaaaatgtaaatattgaATAGTCGTTCGAGATAGGATATAAAGTCGATattaatgaatattaaaaaaaaatgtaaaaagaaaaatatttaaattcataaatacatagtttatacttttaaaataagttaaaatgcaaataattcatattatatttacatttgtaatgtcgtttttttttttttttttttttttttttttttttttttttttNTTTTTAATGTTTAGTTGATTTTTTacaatataaaatgaaaatatcgGTTCATCAAGAACTTATGAATATGTAGAAATATGGATGAACATATGTCGATCAAAATTCAACGGAATCCcggtaaaaaagaaaacatttacAGAAATTTCGAGTAGCTAAGCGGGTCAAGATCCAAGATCCACAAAACATCTGCGAGCCAAATCCAAGGAGTAGCGTTGCGTTCGTCGTTTGACTGGAAGCTGGAGATAATTTTCACGAACAGAGCGAGCAGAAATCGGAAGGGGCAAAAACTTCAGAAAAAAGgtgtttggatttggatttggatttggatggTGATTTTGACATTATAATCGTACAGTTTCGTCTTCATTCCCGATCCCTTGCTCCACTGGATCCCCAAGAACGGATGCGACGGGACCTACTTTGAAGCTTCATGTCGCAACCCGTTTCGATTCCAACTACCGGATCCGATTTGGACGACCCCACCCTTCCCTGCTCCAACAATGGTAAATTCATCAATTAATCAAACACACTTCCCCGATGAATTTTCATTCTGTTTCAAATTATTGATTCGATGAACTACTGCTATTTGAGTCTGGATTTGGTTGGCGTTGAATTggggaaatatatatatgtaaaacCCCTTTTGAGGCTTTTTTGACTGCTTAATTGTTGAATGGCATTAGATTACTAAGGTTGGTCATATGAACTTGGTCCAGGTGTAGAGGAAGAGGACCCGTTGATCTCACCTGTAGATGGAGAGTTGTCCTCTGATAGTAATAATGGTGATTCTGGATACTGGTTGAGTGGAGTCAAATTCTTTGGTGTAGATTTAACCCCTGATAATGTTGCTGTTGcaatggtgtattttgttcaaggAGTTTTAGAACTTGCAAAGCTTGCTGtcagtttttatttaaaagatgaTTTGCATTTAGATCCTGCTGAGGTATGTAATTTCTTTATATTCATGGTTCTTTTCTGCTAACTGTGGAAATTTATTGCCTTGAAAGTGCAGAACTTCATTGTCTTTGATGTTGCACTTTAAATGAAGTTCATGTAGAGTGTGCACTATTCTTCACATGGCTTAACTTCGCCGTGTGTGTTTTGCAGTCATTTTAAGAACTTTGCTtgtagtgtgagatcccaaatcgattggagaggggaatgagtgccagcgaggacgctggccccgaagggggtggattgtgagatcccatatcggttggagaggggaatgaaacattctttataaaggtgtggaaatctctccctagcagatacgttttaaaaaccttgagcccggaagggaaagcccaaagaggacaatatctgcccgcggtggacttgggtctTTACAGTtcgtattagagctagacatcaggcgatgtgccagcgaggaggctgagtctcgaaggggggtggacaccaggcggtgtgctagcgaggacactgggcccgaaggggggtggattgggtagtcctacatcgattggagaggggagtgagtgctaacgaggatgcgggccccgaagggggatggactgtaagatcctacatcagttggagaaaggaacgaaacattctttataagggtgtgaaaacctctctctagtagacacgttttaaaaacctctctctagtagacacgttttaaaaacctctctctagtagacacgttttaaaaacctcaaggaaaagtccaaagaggacaatatctgctagcggtgggcttaggctattacatGTCATTTCTGCATTTCTAAGATATGAATTGTTGGAAGAGCCTTAATACAATTCTAATGAATCATGTATGTGTTTGACTAGCCAGTCAGCTGTAATTTCTGGTTTCGCAGCATTGCCATGGCTGATCAAACCCCTCTATGGGTTTATTAGGTATAagttcctctctctctctctctctctctctcactatTCAGGGCTCAATTACTTTCCTCTCTTGTACATTTTCATAACAACTGTTTGGTTATTGCAGTGACTCTGTTCCTCTTTTTGGTTACCGAAGAAGGTCATACTTGATTTTATCAGGGCTTCTTGGTGCATTCTCATGGAGCTTTATGGCCATCCTTGTTAATAGCAAGTATGGTGCTGCTATGTGTATACTTCTCGGGTCTCTTTCTGTGGCGTTTTCTGATGTTGTATGTCTTTACTATTATTCCTTTTTGCTACTTTTTCAAGATCATTTGCCTTCATGTAAACACTTCGTTCTTTAGAAAATAATCTTACAAAAGTACTCTCTGCCGGCCTacattgcttttttttttttcttttttttggcaGAAATTGCATAATGGATTGACCATGGAACGAGTTTCACGCTACCGAAACTCGCTTTTGACTATACTAAACATTAATGTAGGTGGTAGACTCGATGGTCGTAGAGAGGGCTCGTGGTGAATCACCAAGTATGTCCGGTTCTCTCCAGTCGCTATGCTGGGGATCATCTGCTTTTGGTGGTATTGTTAGTTCCTACTTTAGTGGCTCCCTGGTGGATTCTTATGGTGTAAGGTAATATATTTATACCGatacttatatttttcatttgactGTAGTTTTCTTAGTAGTAAGTTAAGCATTAAACCTTATGAATGTACTCTTCAATTTGGATCTCTCAGGTTTGTATTTGGAGTAACAGCCTTGTTACCTTTGATGACAGCAGCAGTTGCTGTTCTTGTTGAAGAAAAGCGTGTTTATGCCTCATTAAATGAGCCTAATCTTCCTAAAACTGGCTTGAGTTTTCTTGAAACCTCTAAACAgcacatatttaatatatggACTGCTATTAGACAGCCAAATATATATCTTCCCACACTATTCCTTTTTCTGTGGCAGGCAACGCCACAATCAGACTCGGCAATGTTCTTCTTTGTGTAAGTGCAATATCTGAGTTGAACAATCATTTTGTTGGTTTTAAGTACTTGAGATTGACATCCGTACATCTTTTCTCAGCACAAATAAACTCGGTTTCACCGCCGAGTTTCTTGGACGAGTTAAGCTGGTTACTTCTGTTGCATCTTTGATTGGTGTAGGATTATACAATGGGTTTCTTAAAAATGTTGCGTTGAGGAAAATTTTTCTAATCATGTCAATAGTTGGTTCAGCTCTTGGGATGACACAGGTTCACACAGTTTTCCTCCTCTTTTGTGCTGGTGTTTATTAGAAACGAACAGAAAATTAGTGGCTCATTTTCATTGTGTCTAAGTTCTTGCTTATGTATGTGGCACAGGTTCTTCTTATTACTGGATTGAATCGAAAGTTCGGCATAAGCGATGGTTGGTTTACTATTGGGGACTCTTTAATCATCACAGTTCTTGGTCAGGTAGTATGTTTTTTCATGAAGTGCTACACCTCTGTCATTGTTCTTCACTGCAAATTATTCTCAAGGATAGTTACATTCTTTCACTTCATATCTAGTAAGACAGAGAAAAAAGGTAAAGTCATAGGGGAAAacttatgtgagatcccacgttgttggaaaggggaacgaaacattcgttataaagatgtggaaacctctcccttgtggacgcgttttaaaatcttgagaggaaaccTGGAAGAAAGAGGACactatctgctagtggtgggcttgggctgttacaaatggtaacagagccagacaccgagtggtgtgccagcgaggacgctggtccTCAAGGGGggtgattgtgagatctcacattggttggaggaAACGTTACCCTGACATAATGTGATGCGCTTCCAGTgccaataaaaaataacccaTCCAATGGTATTTAACATCCAGAAAACGGCCAAATAAAAGGCGTCCCAAGCCGAAATATCACAAGTACCACCTCGTCCCGGACCGTCGCAAGGAAAACTATAACCAAAATCCTTTTTATCCGGCATTAATTTGGAACCACGTGCATCTAAAGCACCTTTTACTAAGATCAATGTAGTTGTATGTAAACCTAAAGCAATAGCATGATGAACCAAGAAGTCTCCGGGCCCTATTGTTAAGAATAGTGAATTACTATTCTCATTAACAGCATTTAACCAACCTGGCAACCATATGCTTCGACCCGCATTGAACGCCGGGCCGCTTGTTGAAGATAAAAGTACATCGAACCCATATGAAGTTTTACCATGAGCAGATTGANATTTAACCAACCTGACAACCATATGCTTCGACCCGCATTGAACGCTGGGCCGCTTGTTGAAGATAAAAGTACATCGAACTCATATGAAGTTTTACCATGAGCAGATTGAATCCATTGTAagtatgtggaaatctctccttagtggacgtgttttaaaatcttgaggggaagtccggaaGAGAAagccaaaaaggacaatatctcctagcggtggcttgggctgttacaattcTTGTGGGGAAAAGGCTAACTTCAACTTGTTTTTCAGGCTTCTTTCATGCCGGTTCTGGTGCTAGCAGCAAGACTATGTCCAGAGGGAATGGAAGCCACACTTTTTGCAACACTCATGTCAGTATTCAATGGAGGGAACCTTCTTGGAGGTCTGATAGGCGCTGCTTTGACTCAACTCTTTGGTATCACTAAAGATACATTTAACAATTTAACCACTCTAGTAATCATATGCAATCTGAGCTCATTGCTACCTTTGCCCCTCCTTGGCCTTCTTCCAGAGGAAACTCCTGATCCCACCTCAAAACACAGCTCAGATGTTGAAATGAAACCAATTTAAGTCTCAAAACAGTTCATAGATTGCCAAACTTTGCCTGCCGACCAGATTGAAATAGACTCTTGTGCATATAGACCTTTCCATTTATGCATCAGCAAGGGACCCAAACAACCTCACATGTGGTGGGGGGGCCCTGCTGTTTGCCACATACTCTGATTCCTGTCCCAACTTCAAGAACCagagattttcctttttagtcGTCAAACCAGAAACATGTCAAGTTGCTAAGGCAGCCACCATTGAATGCTACCACTAGgttttattgcatgttcttATTCTGCTGCTTTAGATGTTTTTCTGTAAACAGCCTTATTTTGTActtttagaacaaaaattcAGAAACAGATGTTCTGTTCTATGTTTGAAAGTGTGCAATGGCTTTAGATTGATCTTATTTATGTGTAATAGCTACGGATCCACGTTCCGACGCATCCAAAGGTTGTTTAATTATCTATCGAGACATCTAAGTGTGTGCTAACGAGAGGATATTTTAAGCTCgatttttttacataatactTCTAATGAATGACCTGATTAAGTCTTCTCGATAGAGTTTGAGTTTTGGTCATAAGTTTTTCATGAACTAATTGAAACCATATTCGAATAAGAGCAAGAATTATCTCGAGAATATGATGATTACGTCAATAGCTACACTAGCAATATGCACCTGTGCTTAATGTCACaatcatattttttcaatcatGTGGCGTTGTgagtgatcttgacacgctcaggACTAAGCCAAAGTC is part of the Cucurbita pepo subsp. pepo cultivar mu-cu-16 chromosome LG12, ASM280686v2, whole genome shotgun sequence genome and harbors:
- the LOC111806799 gene encoding protein MARD1-like isoform X1; protein product: MGSCFFSFFLTGFRVVISGELDLEVELAMGGGGGGGCLPSPMSNNRKLSSSFLFRSSSSKGFSETEAVMSPTSILEPFMGLRSSFWSESNSPRTPLTESKRPWDSKGIGLGIVDALTEENSDQKPTKSDTRVVLLGSQLKIQIPPLPQFVSPTDDSPRSPAEFGIKTRNPHLGSLSPVSSLSPAKKSSISGHETPTSPLVFTGCLSADEIEQSEDYTCVISHGPNPRTTHIFGDCVIESGAGVYSPARKENGYFRDRTSFSSENFLSFCYNCKKKLEEDKDIYIYRGDKAFCSHECRYQEMMMEEEGGD
- the LOC111806799 gene encoding protein MARD1-like isoform X2; the encoded protein is MGGGGGGGCLPSPMSNNRKLSSSFLFRSSSSKGFSETEAVMSPTSILEPFMGLRSSFWSESNSPRTPLTESKRPWDSKGIGLGIVDALTEENSDQKPTKSDTRVVLLGSQLKIQIPPLPQFVSPTDDSPRSPAEFGIKTRNPHLGSLSPVSSLSPAKKSSISGHETPTSPLVFTGCLSADEIEQSEDYTCVISHGPNPRTTHIFGDCVIESGAGVYSPARKENGYFRDRTSFSSENFLSFCYNCKKKLEEDKDIYIYRSEFEKFMNLSSSSSSSNSHRFCSYRGDKAFCSHECRYQEMMMEEEGGD
- the LOC111806798 gene encoding folate-biopterin transporter 1, chloroplastic-like, translating into MSQPVSIPTTGSDLDDPTLPCSNNGVEEEDPLISPVDGELSSDSNNGDSGYWLSGVKFFGVDLTPDNVAVAMVYFVQGVLELAKLAVSFYLKDDLHLDPAESAVISGFAALPWLIKPLYGFISDSVPLFGYRRRSYLILSGLLGAFSWSFMAILVNSKYGAAMCILLGSLSVAFSDVVVDSMVVERARGESPSMSGSLQSLCWGSSAFGGIVSSYFSGSLVDSYGVRFVFGVTALLPLMTAAVAVLVEEKRVYASLNEPNLPKTGLSFLETSKQHIFNIWTAIRQPNIYLPTLFLFLWQATPQSDSAMFFFVTNKLGFTAEFLGRVKLVTSVASLIGVGLYNGFLKNVALRKIFLIMSIVGSALGMTQVLLITGLNRKFGISDGWFTIGDSLIITVLGQASFMPVLVLAARLCPEGMEATLFATLMSVFNGGNLLGGLIGAALTQLFGITKDTFNNLTTLVIICNLSSLLPLPLLGLLPEETPDPTSKHSSDVEMKPI